Proteins from one Planctomyces sp. SH-PL62 genomic window:
- a CDS encoding PEP-CTERM sorting domain-containing protein, which produces MNSLATVRSMGRGGLLGLLVLCGLSPALADFDPQIGQPGSKGIAASSPDFQGWAASVVDFVPGPQNASNPGGPLANVGTAENALGSPTSGLVSLGDGGSITLGFDAPIRNGDGADFAVFENGFLASAGSFLAYLELAFVEVSTDGLNFFRFDATSLTPTTTQVGGFANLDARNLNNLAGKYIAGYGTGFDLAELAGVSPLLDVMNVNFVRIIDVVGSIDPAHGSYDSHGNLVNDPYATPFGSSGFDLTGVGVIHFATPAAVPEPSSLAMGGIGFVLLVAAIRMRRVA; this is translated from the coding sequence ATGAATAGCCTCGCGACGGTTCGTTCGATGGGTCGGGGCGGTTTGCTCGGCCTCCTCGTCCTTTGCGGCCTCTCCCCGGCCCTCGCCGACTTCGACCCCCAGATCGGCCAGCCCGGTTCGAAGGGGATCGCGGCGTCGAGCCCGGACTTCCAGGGCTGGGCGGCCTCGGTGGTCGACTTCGTTCCCGGGCCGCAGAACGCGTCCAACCCCGGCGGCCCGCTCGCCAACGTCGGCACGGCCGAGAACGCGCTTGGCTCGCCGACGAGCGGCCTCGTCTCGCTGGGCGACGGCGGCTCGATCACCCTGGGTTTCGACGCCCCGATCCGGAACGGCGACGGCGCCGATTTCGCGGTCTTCGAGAACGGCTTCCTCGCCTCCGCGGGGAGCTTCCTGGCGTACCTGGAACTGGCGTTCGTCGAGGTCTCGACCGACGGCCTGAACTTCTTCCGCTTCGACGCGACCTCGCTCACCCCGACCACGACGCAGGTCGGCGGCTTCGCCAACCTCGACGCCCGCAACCTGAACAACCTGGCCGGGAAGTACATCGCCGGCTACGGCACCGGCTTCGACCTGGCCGAACTGGCCGGCGTCTCGCCGCTGCTGGACGTCATGAACGTGAACTTCGTGCGGATCATCGACGTGGTGGGCTCGATCGACCCGGCCCACGGGAGCTATGACTCCCACGGCAACCTCGTCAACGACCCGTACGCGACGCCGTTCGGCTCCTCGGGCTTCGACCTGACCGGCGTGGGCGTGATCCACTTCGCGACCCCGGCCGCCGTCCCTGAGCCGTCGAGTCTGGCGATGGGCGGGATCGGGTTCGTGCTCCTGGTCGCGGCGATCCGCATGCGGCGGGTAGCGTAA